In Candidatus Binatia bacterium, one DNA window encodes the following:
- a CDS encoding type II secretion system protein — MNLRPPASASERGFTLIEIAIGMAILGLGVVLALQVFGGSMRLARNAARLTEAVVHAKALMDSVLWAPELAEGVTHGEIGNGFRWQRTIRAAGLEDGAEEDQTDVKLAVISVTVEWDEPNGVKAYTIGTMRIVPNYGEE; from the coding sequence GTGAATCTCCGCCCGCCGGCCTCGGCGTCCGAGCGCGGCTTCACGCTGATCGAGATCGCCATCGGCATGGCGATCCTCGGCCTCGGCGTCGTGCTCGCGCTGCAGGTCTTCGGCGGCTCGATGCGTCTCGCGCGCAACGCCGCGCGCCTGACCGAGGCGGTCGTGCACGCCAAGGCGCTCATGGACTCCGTGCTGTGGGCGCCGGAGCTCGCCGAGGGCGTGACGCACGGCGAGATCGGCAACGGCTTCCGCTGGCAGCGGACGATCCGCGCCGCGGGGCTCGAGGACGGCGCCGAGGAGGATCAGACCGACGTCAAGCTCGCCGTCATCTCCGTGACCGTCGAATGGGACGAGCCGAACGGCGTCAAGGCATACACGATCGGCACGATGCGGATCGTTCCGAACTATGGCGAGGAATAG
- a CDS encoding prepilin-type N-terminal cleavage/methylation domain-containing protein, with product MRSESGFTLLELMISLTLLAVMLVMAYSVFATALSSVPRGEDAAARSARMRAATSLLARQVRSIVAYPVEGEEESTPCYFWGDPYSFGFITAAPQHNGGEGLGWVTYWSDGSSFWMAERIIFSASAMSGDTPEPTSEIKLLDGLSGARFQYLRLDGTDSEWRDSWDPFEEQTLPGAIRITLNGLGVGDSYWIQEIPVMLVAYGLGSYDCEGGFADRELFDGDDGDDEDPGLDE from the coding sequence ATGCGGAGCGAGAGCGGGTTCACCCTGCTCGAGCTCATGATCTCGCTCACCCTGCTCGCGGTGATGCTGGTGATGGCCTACAGCGTGTTCGCGACCGCGCTTTCCTCCGTGCCCCGTGGCGAGGACGCCGCCGCCCGCTCGGCGCGAATGCGCGCCGCGACCTCGCTGCTCGCGCGGCAGGTCCGCTCGATCGTCGCCTACCCGGTCGAGGGCGAGGAGGAGTCGACCCCCTGCTACTTCTGGGGCGACCCGTACTCGTTCGGCTTCATCACCGCCGCCCCGCAGCACAACGGCGGCGAGGGGCTCGGCTGGGTGACGTACTGGAGCGACGGCTCGAGCTTCTGGATGGCCGAGCGCATCATCTTCTCCGCCTCGGCGATGTCGGGTGACACGCCGGAGCCGACGAGCGAGATCAAGCTGCTCGACGGACTCTCGGGGGCGCGCTTCCAGTACCTGCGGCTCGACGGCACCGACAGCGAGTGGCGCGACTCCTGGGATCCGTTCGAGGAGCAGACGCTGCCGGGCGCGATCCGCATCACGCTCAACGGCCTCGGGGTCGGCGACTCGTACTGGATCCAGGAGATCCCGGTGATGCTCGTCGCCTACGGGCTCGGCTCGTACGATTGCGAAGGTGGCTTCGCCGACCGCGAGCTCTTCGACGGGGACGACGGCGACGACGAAGACCCCGGCCTGGACGAATAG
- a CDS encoding PilN domain-containing protein, with the protein MSTSSTARLFQRTARLDFLDGLGIAIQQHSVALVHLVKRLATVSLQHHKIVPLPGAEQADARRTALAAAISGFVAEHSLDADRTYVSLPRANAVLSRLSLPAAAKGDLHQVIEFEIERLIPLSREEIYYDAFVREVAGKLDVLVMSVPRRIVAEVMAALELAEVRARSVVISPVAIYDYLRFCSRDDEEHVVTLIEEGDAVEFDYVARGTLVASHLVRVDEVASGGAISRLVSQEAVTVGGAPSAVKVYAWRATAGVSGADEAKAGGLPPDMLASGAELLRCAEGALSAPDDFFTSASPALVPAIGAALGAVREGSAGLNLLPPEERRSVEEGAPVVTFLCAAVLVLVTAVWLISALVKDHRIASQLERELAELAPTMREVNRNEDEAKALREKLQLLTQGDRRRISVLLKELTDAVPRDAYLTTFRFRSGKIELEGFAKSASDLVPLLERSPYFKNAQFTSPVTKVQDNQERFSLALEIEE; encoded by the coding sequence ATGAGCACGTCGTCGACCGCGCGTCTCTTTCAGCGCACCGCCCGACTCGACTTCCTCGACGGTCTCGGGATCGCGATCCAGCAGCACAGCGTCGCGCTGGTTCACCTCGTGAAGCGGCTCGCGACGGTGTCGCTGCAGCACCACAAGATCGTCCCGCTGCCGGGCGCCGAGCAGGCGGACGCGCGTCGCACCGCGCTCGCCGCCGCGATCTCGGGCTTCGTCGCCGAGCACTCGCTCGACGCCGACCGCACCTACGTCAGCTTGCCGCGCGCCAACGCGGTGCTGTCGCGTCTCTCGCTGCCGGCCGCGGCGAAGGGCGACCTGCATCAGGTCATCGAGTTCGAGATCGAGCGTCTGATCCCGCTCTCGCGCGAGGAGATCTACTACGACGCCTTCGTGCGCGAGGTCGCCGGCAAGCTCGACGTGCTGGTGATGAGCGTCCCGCGGCGCATCGTCGCCGAGGTGATGGCGGCGCTCGAGCTCGCCGAGGTGCGCGCGCGCAGCGTCGTCATCTCGCCGGTCGCGATCTACGACTACCTGCGCTTCTGCTCACGCGACGACGAGGAGCACGTCGTCACGTTGATCGAGGAGGGCGACGCGGTCGAGTTCGACTACGTCGCCCGCGGCACGCTGGTCGCGAGCCATCTGGTGCGCGTCGACGAGGTCGCGTCCGGCGGAGCGATCTCGCGCCTGGTGAGCCAGGAGGCGGTCACCGTCGGTGGCGCGCCGTCCGCCGTCAAGGTGTACGCGTGGCGCGCGACGGCCGGCGTCTCCGGCGCGGACGAGGCGAAGGCCGGCGGCTTGCCGCCGGACATGCTCGCGTCGGGCGCGGAGCTGCTGCGCTGCGCGGAGGGCGCGCTGTCCGCACCGGACGACTTCTTCACCTCCGCCTCGCCGGCGCTGGTGCCGGCGATCGGCGCCGCGCTCGGCGCGGTCCGCGAGGGCTCGGCGGGTCTCAACCTGCTGCCGCCCGAGGAGCGTCGCAGCGTCGAGGAGGGCGCGCCGGTCGTGACCTTCCTGTGCGCGGCGGTGCTCGTGCTGGTGACCGCGGTCTGGCTGATCAGCGCGCTGGTCAAGGATCACCGCATCGCGAGCCAGCTCGAGCGCGAGCTCGCCGAGCTCGCGCCGACCATGCGCGAGGTCAATCGCAACGAGGACGAGGCGAAGGCGCTGCGCGAGAAGCTCCAGCTTCTGACCCAGGGCGACCGCCGTCGCATCTCGGTGCTGCTCAAGGAGCTCACCGACGCCGTGCCGCGCGACGCGTACCTGACGACGTTCCGCTTCCGCAGCGGCAAGATCGAGCTCGAGGGCTTCGCGAAGTCCGCTTCGGACCTGGTGCCGCTGCTCGAGCGCTCGCCGTACTTCAAGAACGCGCAGTTCACGTCGCCGGTGACCAAGGTGCAGGACAACCAGGAGCGCTTCTCGCTCGCGTTGGAGATCGAGGAGTAG
- the gspM gene encoding type II secretion system protein GspM, with the protein MRDILANLIARLRATNRQQRLYLALAVVLLLVVARFSIAWFLEMRANVKEEIRLSAQRLAAARRLVQRAPETQKEYETLQARYQETVAELVPGDTPTLAAAALQDRVSALASEKKVSLQTTQVLKDEALGPFRQVSLRITASGELHDLADFLANLEFGPLRVSIPFIELSRRGAVVRRQQPAAGRTVSATIQISGVVQGTAQLAAAPQGASRAAGNGAEGANGDADAAPTTLSEAAPAGPPPPPPPAQLGQRPAAPRDDEERPPVPDDPLGTSNLVTPP; encoded by the coding sequence GTGCGCGACATCCTCGCAAACCTGATCGCCCGGCTCCGCGCGACGAACCGCCAGCAGCGCCTCTACCTGGCGCTCGCCGTCGTCTTGCTCCTCGTGGTCGCGCGCTTCAGCATCGCCTGGTTCCTCGAGATGCGGGCGAACGTCAAGGAGGAAATTCGACTGTCCGCCCAGCGTCTCGCGGCGGCACGACGCCTCGTGCAGCGCGCGCCGGAGACGCAGAAGGAGTACGAGACGCTACAGGCGCGCTACCAGGAGACGGTCGCCGAGCTGGTGCCGGGCGACACGCCGACGCTCGCGGCGGCGGCGCTGCAGGATCGCGTGTCGGCGCTCGCGAGCGAGAAGAAGGTGAGCCTGCAGACGACGCAGGTCCTGAAGGACGAGGCGCTCGGCCCCTTCCGGCAGGTGTCGCTGCGCATCACGGCGTCGGGCGAGCTGCACGACCTCGCGGATTTTCTGGCGAACCTCGAGTTCGGGCCGCTGCGGGTCAGCATCCCGTTCATCGAGCTCAGCCGCCGCGGCGCGGTCGTGCGCCGACAGCAGCCCGCGGCCGGACGCACGGTGTCGGCGACGATCCAGATCTCGGGCGTCGTGCAGGGCACGGCGCAGCTCGCCGCCGCGCCGCAGGGCGCGAGCCGCGCGGCGGGCAACGGCGCGGAGGGCGCGAACGGAGACGCGGACGCCGCGCCGACGACGCTCAGCGAGGCGGCTCCCGCCGGTCCACCGCCGCCGCCACCGCCCGCGCAGCTCGGACAGCGCCCGGCGGCGCCCCGCGACGACGAGGAGCGTCCGCCCGTCCCCGATGACCCGCTCGGAACGAGCAACTTGGTGACGCCGCCGTGA
- the gspD gene encoding type II secretion system secretin GspD translates to MLSWTLLPTAIDAQQEVAPDMVPPPPPAAESGDDAIVLNFEKADIREVVHSLAGALGINYLLDPRVEGQVTIRTTGRIPRSELFPIFNQILRSIGIAAVKVGEVYNIMPIAEAKTRAPVKDTAAMRADDLFVVELVTVKNVAAQEMVNLLEPFITPGGDVFAYPRANVLIITDIATNVERLREMVQLLDRDSFKELKAKVFKIEHANIEDLGQELLAVLDTYGITGEAAAERGVYVIPLLRLNSIAVLAFNDDMFEAVDYWMKLLDVPPDDELTRTVRVYNVQNAKAADLAVVLNELYGGGEGTSRNGGGPGAPQRGQPGFGGAGGLRGFGGGGGGGFGGAASSTGGRTLGGGRSAGAGLGRTQQLGSSGGLGSSGSRGLGSSGRSGLGRRSGAQPAGVLGGTPGGSISGGGASGFVITGGEGPLSMFQNEVRIVADEIANSIVILATKRDYEQILKVLRELDVVPRQVVIEVLIAEVSLNKDMKLGLQSVITNPGSVNAVPTPQPTSTAGPTPTNGDMNGTASLLNSVLQDTASGDLKRFIEIIPNASNNVLTAVISDNSSFKLTLTALAAANRLKVLASPHILTADNREASIHIGTEIPILTSQANIAGIQTAGGQTALVNSVQYRSTGVILTVLPQVNADGLVNLQVRQEVSEVGADNFGGTGSPSFTTREAETTAVVQNGDSLLIGGIIQETSSRSRSGVPYLMDIPVIGRMFRFDDDSVRRVELIVLLTPHVIRNRSESLLVTEEYKDRLWDVVDEIERTSGLKPPSKAERAYINRLRSRSTTAQRPTEGMLPNRESSY, encoded by the coding sequence GTGCTGTCGTGGACGCTCCTTCCCACCGCGATCGACGCGCAGCAGGAAGTTGCGCCCGACATGGTGCCGCCACCGCCGCCGGCTGCGGAGAGCGGCGACGACGCGATCGTCCTGAACTTCGAGAAGGCGGACATCCGCGAGGTCGTGCACAGCCTCGCGGGCGCGCTCGGCATCAACTACCTGCTCGACCCGCGCGTCGAGGGGCAGGTGACGATTCGCACGACGGGCAGGATCCCGCGCAGCGAGCTCTTCCCGATCTTCAACCAGATCCTGCGCAGCATCGGCATCGCCGCGGTCAAGGTCGGCGAGGTGTACAACATCATGCCGATCGCGGAGGCGAAGACGCGCGCGCCGGTGAAGGACACCGCCGCCATGCGCGCCGACGACCTGTTCGTGGTCGAGCTCGTGACGGTGAAGAACGTGGCCGCGCAGGAGATGGTCAACCTGCTCGAGCCCTTCATCACCCCGGGCGGCGACGTCTTCGCCTATCCGCGCGCCAACGTCCTGATCATCACGGACATCGCGACCAACGTCGAGCGTCTGCGCGAGATGGTGCAGCTCCTCGATCGCGACAGCTTCAAGGAGCTGAAGGCGAAGGTCTTCAAGATCGAGCACGCGAACATCGAAGACCTCGGCCAGGAGCTGCTCGCGGTGCTCGACACCTACGGGATCACCGGTGAGGCGGCCGCGGAGCGCGGCGTCTACGTGATCCCGCTGCTGCGTCTGAACTCGATCGCCGTGCTCGCGTTCAACGACGACATGTTCGAGGCGGTCGACTACTGGATGAAGCTGCTCGACGTGCCGCCCGACGACGAGCTGACGCGGACGGTGCGCGTCTACAACGTGCAGAACGCGAAGGCCGCGGACCTCGCGGTCGTGCTGAACGAGCTCTACGGCGGCGGCGAGGGCACGAGCCGCAACGGCGGCGGGCCGGGCGCGCCGCAGCGCGGCCAGCCCGGCTTCGGCGGCGCGGGCGGACTGCGCGGCTTCGGGGGCGGTGGCGGCGGCGGCTTTGGCGGCGCGGCCAGCAGCACCGGCGGCCGGACGCTCGGCGGCGGCCGTTCCGCCGGCGCGGGGCTCGGCCGCACCCAGCAGCTCGGCTCGAGCGGCGGCCTCGGCTCGAGCGGCTCGCGCGGGCTCGGCAGCAGCGGTCGCAGTGGTCTCGGTCGGCGCTCCGGCGCGCAGCCCGCGGGCGTGCTCGGCGGGACGCCGGGCGGCAGCATCAGCGGGGGCGGCGCGTCGGGCTTCGTCATCACGGGCGGCGAGGGGCCGCTCTCGATGTTCCAGAACGAGGTGCGGATCGTCGCCGACGAGATCGCGAACTCGATCGTGATCCTCGCGACCAAGCGCGACTACGAGCAGATCCTCAAGGTGCTGCGCGAGCTCGACGTGGTGCCGCGTCAGGTCGTCATCGAGGTGCTGATCGCCGAGGTCAGCCTGAACAAGGACATGAAGCTCGGCCTGCAGTCGGTGATCACCAACCCGGGTTCGGTGAACGCCGTGCCGACGCCGCAGCCGACGAGCACTGCGGGCCCGACGCCGACGAACGGCGACATGAACGGCACCGCGAGCCTGCTGAACTCCGTCCTGCAGGACACCGCGAGCGGCGACCTCAAGCGCTTCATCGAGATCATCCCGAACGCGAGCAACAACGTGCTCACGGCGGTGATCAGCGACAACTCGAGCTTCAAGCTGACGCTCACCGCGCTCGCCGCCGCGAACCGCCTGAAGGTGCTGGCGAGCCCGCACATCCTGACCGCCGACAACCGCGAGGCGTCGATCCACATCGGTACCGAGATCCCGATCCTCACCTCGCAGGCGAACATCGCCGGCATCCAGACGGCGGGCGGCCAGACGGCGCTGGTCAACAGCGTCCAGTACCGCTCGACCGGTGTGATCCTGACGGTGCTGCCGCAGGTCAACGCGGACGGCCTCGTCAACCTGCAGGTGCGTCAGGAGGTCTCCGAGGTCGGCGCCGACAACTTCGGCGGCACCGGCTCGCCGTCGTTCACGACCCGCGAGGCCGAGACCACGGCGGTCGTGCAGAACGGCGACTCGCTGCTGATCGGCGGCATCATCCAGGAGACCAGCTCGCGCTCGCGCTCGGGCGTGCCGTACCTGATGGACATCCCCGTGATCGGGCGGATGTTCCGCTTCGACGACGACAGCGTGCGACGCGTCGAGCTGATCGTGCTGCTGACGCCGCACGTGATCCGCAACCGGAGCGAGTCGCTGCTCGTCACCGAGGAGTACAAGGACCGGCTGTGGGACGTGGTGGACGAGATCGAGCGCACGAGCGGTCTCAAGCCGCCGTCGAAGGCGGAGAGGGCCTACATCAACCGGCTCCGCAGCCGCAGCACCACCGCGCAGCGCCCGACCGAGGGTATGCTGCCGAACCGGGAGTCGAGCTACTGA